The genomic DNA AAATAAAGTTTTAAACGTTTTAGAAGACGTAAAAAATAAGTTTGATGGCGAAGTCTCTTTAGCAGATGTTATTGTTTTAGCTGGAAATGTAGGTGTAGAAAAAGGATTAAAAAATGCAGGTTATAATCATACTTTAGAGTTTACTCAAGGTAGAGGTGATGCAACACAAGAGCAAACAGATATCGAACAGTTTGGATACTTAGAACCATTAGCCGATGGTTTTAGAAACTATATAAAAGATAATTTAAAAATTGCAGCTGAAGATTTATTAGTTGATAAAGCTAATTTGTTAACATTATCTGTACCAGAATTAACCGTTTTAGTTGGTGGATTACGTGTTTTAGGTGCCAATTACGATGGATCAGATTATGGTGTATTTACAGACAAGGTTGGTAGCTTAACTAACGATTTCTTTAAAAACATTTTAGATTTTACTTACACGTGGAAAGCAACTTCTGAAGACGATAGATACTTTGAAGGAAGTAATAGAAATACCGGAGAAGTGAAATTTAAAGGTACAAGAGCCGATTTAATTTTTGGTTCTAATACAGAACTTAGAGCAATTGCTGAAGTTTATGGAGCAAACGATGGGCAAGATCGTTTTGTTAAAGACTTTATTGCAGCTTGGACTAAAGTGATGAATTTAGATCGTTTTGATGTGAAATAAAATTCACTAACATATAATTTAAGGGAATGGAATTTATTTAAAATCCATTCCTTTTTTATTGAAAAATAAAAATAAAGTTTATTTAAGTTTAAAACACAAATAAAATGGATAATATAGATAAAGTATTTAATAGTATTAGAAATAAAGATAACGCAACATTAAATGCACTTTTAACCGAAAATCCAAAATTAGCAGAAGCTAAAGATCAACGCGGTTTTACACCATTAATATTGGCAACGTATTTTGATAATGAGGCAGCGACCAAAACTTTGGTAAAACACAATGCTCCAATAAACGATAAAGATGCTTCTGGAAATACAGCTTTAATAGGTGTGAGTTTTAAAGGAAATGTTGAATTTGCAACATTTTTAATTGAAAACGGAGCTAATTTAAATGAAGTAAATAATAATGGAACCACTGCACTGGCTTTTGCTACGCAATATGATAAAGTAGAGGTTGTAAAATTATTACTACAGCATGGAGCAGATACAACTATAAAAGATAATGTAGGAAAAACAGCTTTAGATTATGCTGAAGCAAAAGGCTTTAATGAGATTGTTGCGCTTTTAAAGTAAAATATTCATTTAAAAAAAAACCACTTTGTAATTACAAAGTGGTTTTTAAATTATTCTAATATTTCTTAATCATTTTTGGTAAAATAACCTTCGTTAGAAACAGCAGCTTCACTTACTTGTATACTTGCTGTTTTAAACCAAACTTCGGCATAGTTGCCATCTTCATATTGTTTACTTAAATCGCCATCGTGAGTTTCTGCACCAGAACACCAATTTTTATTCTCTTCAGGAGATTTTCCATTGGTTTGGTTATAGGCGCCAAGCTTAAAAAAGCAACCTTCGCCAGTATAAGCTCCTTCACGCTCAACACCATCTTGACCTATTGGAAAAAATAGTTTTTTAGTTTGTTCAGGGATATCTGCTACTGTTGTGTATTCAGATTTTATTAAATTTTTAGAAAATGTTTTAGTTTCATGTCCTTCGCTTGTAAAAGTTAAATTCATAATGCCATCTTTTACTTCAATTTCATAACTAAATTCTTCACCTAAAGCAATGCCATCTTTTGGCTCTTCTGGATACGTATTGGCACCGCTACCTACTACTGAGAAGTCATCTCCCCAAACAGCCGAAGAGTAATCCCAACGTTTTGAATTATCACTACCAGCAGTATTAATTTCATAATGCCAGAAAACAGAGCCTTTTTTATGTCCTGGATATTTTTTGTAAAAAATCTTTAAAGGCTCATTTTCAAAAGCATCAGCACTGTGTATTTGTCCAACTACTACAGCATGTGTTGCAGCTACTCGAGCATCTCCAGTTGCAGAAACATTCATTACTTTTAAAGTTGCAGACAATTTATCGTTGGCTGTTTTTGGATACCATTTTTTTATTTGTGCTAATTCGGTTCTGGTATTGTTTGATGTTCCATGAGTGTCACCACCATTTGGTGTTTTGAATACTACCCAATTGGTTGCGCCATCATTGGTAGTATAGAAATAGTCTTTGTTTTCAAAATCATTCGCAATTCCTGCATTAGATCCATCACCTAAAATTAATTTCCAATCATCAAAAAAAGGAATAACTGCATTGGCATACATGGCTTTTGTAGTATCTTTTTCTACTATTTTAACTTCATTATTAGTGGCTTTTACTTCGTTTTTACAACTGTTTAGTAATACAATACCTAAAAGGCTTAAACCTAATAGTAGGTTACGTTGTTTTTTAATCATTATCATTTAGTTTAGTTTTTTTGATTTCGATTAATTGATAAATAGAGCAATTAATTTTAGTTTAAATAACTTTTCTAAGGTAATAAAAATTGGTTAACCAATTTGTGTTTCAATTAAAATCATTTCATATTATAAAATATTATAAAGTGTTTTCAGTGCTTCTTTTATATTTTAAATAGGTTTTGTGACAATTGTGTTTTACATAAAGTAGTTGCCAAAGCTGTTAAAGACTATTTTGCAATCTGCTTAAACTGTGAAGAGAAAAGCATGCAAAACAGCATTTTCATTTTAAATGTATAAGTTGTGATGCTATTAAATGTCTTCCTGTTGCTGTTAATTTTGAAGCGCCAAATAGATATGCAGTAGAAGCTGTAAATTGTATTGTGACTAGAGTTTGTAAAGCTTGAGTATAATCTTAAAATAACAAAAACCTCAGAGTTGTCTGAGGCTTTTGTATAAAATCTATAGGTTTAACTTAATTAAAAGAAGCCCATTGGTTTTTTGTCGTAAGAGATTAACATGTTTTTTACAACACGGTAATGGTCTAATGCCATTTTGTGGTTTTCACGACCAAATCCAGACTCTTTAACACCACCAAAAGGAGCGTGTGCAGGATAGGTATTGTATTGGTTTACCCAAACTCTACCTGCTTGTATAGCACGTGGTACTTGGTATAATTCGTGAGCATCACGAGACCACACACCAGCACCTAAACCGTAAGGTGTGTCGTTTGCAATAGCAATAGCTTCTTCAGTAGTTTTAAAGGTTGTTAATGCTACAACAGGTCCAAAAATTTCTTCTTGGAACACACGCATTTTGTTGTCTCCTTTTAAAACAGTTGGTTGTACGTAGTAACCGTCGGCTAATTCACCTTCATAATTACCAGCATCACCACCAGCTAACACCGCTGCACCTTCTTCAATACCAATTTTAATATAGTTTAATATTTTTTCGTATTGTGCTTTAGATACCTGAGATCCAATCATTGTTTCTGGATCTAATGGGTTTCCTGGTTTTACTAATTTTAAGCGTTCTTGCATTTTTTCTACAAAACGATCTGCAATATCTTCGTGTACTAAAATACGAGATGGAGAAGTACAAATTTCACCTTGATTTAAGGCAAACATTAATGCACCTTCTATAGCTTTACTAAAGAATTCATCATCTTTATCTGCTACCGATGGGAAGAAAATGTTAGGAGATTTTCCACCTAATTCCATAGTTACAGGAATAATATTTTCTGCTGCATTGTGCAATACAGTACGTCCTGTTTCTGTAGAACCAGTAAATGATAATTTTGCTATTCTTTTAGATGTTGCTAATGCTGCACCAGCTTCTTTACCAAAACCAGTAACAATATTTAATACACCTGCTGGTAAAATATCACCAATTAGTTCCATTAATGCCATTACACTTGTAGGTGTTTGTTCTGCTGGTTTTACAACCGCTGTACAACCTGCTGCTAAAGCCGGAGCAATTTTCCAGGCTAACATTAACATTGGAAAATTCCAAGGAATAATTTCACCAACAACACCAACTGGTTCGTGTAATACAATACTAACAGTATCTTTATCGTGTTCAGAAATACTCCCTTCATCTGCACGAATAACTCCTGCAAAATAACGGAAGTGATCTATACAGTAAGGAATATCTGCTGCGCGTGCTTCACGAATTGGCTTACCATTATCAATAGTTTCTAAGGTCGCTAAATACTCTAAGTTATCTTCCATAACCTGAGCAATTTTTAATAACGCGTTACTACGTTCTGTTGCAGATGCGTTGCTCCACGCTGGGAAAGCCTCGTGTGCTGCATCTAATGCTAGGTCTATATCTTCTTGTGTAGATCTTGCTGCTTGTGTAAATACTTTTCCGTCTACTGGAGATCTGTTTTCAAAATATTGACCTTTAATTGGGTCAACAAATTTTCCTCCAATAAAGTTTCCATATCTTTCTTTAAATTCGGGTTTTGTTACATTTGCCATATTACTGTGTTTTAATTTTTTTTAAATTCTGCTTGAAAAAACAAGCGTTTGTAATTATGGTACAAATGTATAATGGAGTAGAAGCTTCTTATTTATTGATATGGTTCAATAACTTATGAAAACAGTTCAAGTTGTCTTTTTTGATGTTAAACAAATATTAAAATAATTATAAAGAACTGAAAATCAATTAATTGACAAATTCTTATGTTTTTTATATTTCTGTTGGACTAATTCCGAACTTGTTTTTAAAGGCCACACTAAAGTTAGATAGGTTGTTGTAACCGACGTCTAAATAGATATCTGAAGCTTTTAAATCGCCTCCTTGTAAAAGTTCTTTTGCCTTTTGTAGTCGTTTGTCTTTTAACCATTTTCCTGGAGCCTCTTTATACTCGGCAGTAAAATGCCTTTTAAAAGTAGACAAACTCATATTGCATAAAAAGGCAATTTCTTCTAACTTTAAATTAGAATGTATGTGATCTTCTACAATGTTTTTAAAAGGAGAAACTTCTTTAGATATTAATGCGTGTAAGTAATGCTCAAATTCATTACCATATTTATCTAGTAAATACAGTAATATTTCTTCAAATTTAAGCGATAACATAGCATCACAATAAGCACTGTTTTCAAATGTTTTTGACGATAATGAGCTTATAAAAGATGCAATATAATCGTCGTTTTCAATCACAAAATAAGGCACTTTTTCTTGATATGGCTTAACGTCTTTGGTGTATTTGCTTAAAAAATTGGTAAGTTTTTTTTCAGAAAAAAAGAAAAGTTTACAATAGTAAATAGCTTCAGTATCTAGCAACTCTGTCCAAAGCCAGTTTCCTTTTTTTAATAGTAAAGACTGTTCGCTATTAACTGCTTTAGAGGTATTAGCAAAATGCACTTGCTTTTTTCCTACTTGAAGAAAGCTAAACATATTCATGCTTAAATTTACCTTGCTTTTTACAACATCGTTTGTCATTTTAAAATCGTACACAAAAATGTCTTTACTTTTGTTTGGAGTATCAAAGTAAATTTCAGGTATGTTTTCTATGGGCATTGCTCTGGTTTTTTAATTTGAAATGCTTTAGTTGAGATGTTTATAAGTTAGTATTTCAACACAAAGATACGTTTTGAAATTTCAAGGTATTACATTTTTGTTTTAAAAATATCCTGAAGTGTCTGTAACTCTTTTTTATATTTTAAATCGGTTCTAGAAGCAAAATATAAGGTGTTTTCGGTGTTTACTTTTCCATCCCAAATACGTTTAATTGTTTTATTTTCTACAGCAGCATTACATAAAAAATCTGGCACTAAAGCCAATCCACTTTCATTAGCCAAACATCGAATAATAGAAGTAATGTTTGGTAAAATATAATTGGGTTTAAAGGCTGGTTTTTTATTGAAATTCTCAAACCAAAAACGTCTAAAATGTTCCATTTCGTTAGATGCGCTATACCATGTGTTTTGTTGTAATTGGTTTTCTAACGCTTTGTAGTCTTTCGTTTTAATAAGCTTTTCTATTGAAGAAGTATCTGTTTTATTACCTGCAATAAGCACAATCCGTTCTTTAGAAAAAGCAGTATATTCTACCAACGATTTTTTTTCATTCTGCACTTTAGGAGTGATAACCAAATCTAAAATACCATTGTTTAGATCTTTAATTAAATGCGTATGATCGCCAAACCTAGCGACCAAATCGAACTCTAGTTTAGCAATTTCAGGTTCCACAATAAGCTGAAACATTTCAGAACACATACCAATATTTAAGGACGGTTTTTTGTCTTGTGTCGTTTTTTTAAAATGCTGTTCGGCAATTTCTAAGGTATTGATAGATTCAATTATATATTCATATAAAAATTTACCTTCTTCGGTAGGAATCATTTTTCTTGATGTACGCTCAAATAGTTTTTTTCCAACATAGGCTTCCAAGGCATTTAAATGTACACTAACACCAGGTTGCGAAGCGTATAGAGCAACAGATGCTTTGGTAAGTGTACCATTTTCGTAGATTTCTTTAAAGGTTCTATACCATTCTAAATTCACCATGCTATTAAAATATTTATACAAATGTATAATTTATATTATTTTTATAATAACAAAGCCTGCGTTATTTTTGCTGAAAATAAAAACAGATGAAAAACATATTTATAATTAATGGCGGTCATCCTTTTGCACATTCCGGAGGAAGATTTAACGAAACCTTATACCAAACAACAATATCGCATTTTGAAGCTTTAGATGGATTTGAAGTTAAGCATACGCAAGTTGGAGACAATTATGATGCAGCTGAAGAAGTAGAAAAGTTTAAATGGGCAGATATTATTATTTACCATACACCAATTTGGTGGTTTCAAATTCCGTTTGGTTTTAAAAAATATATAGATGAAGTCTTTACAGAAGGCCATCAAAATGGTATCTACAGTAGTGATGGTAGAAGTAGATCTAATCCAAATATTAATTACGGAACTGGTGGATTAATGCATGGTAAACAGTATATTTTAACTACAAGTTGGAATGCTCCAAAAACTGCATTTACTTTAGAAGATGAATTTTTTGACCAAAAAAGTGTGGACGAAGGTGCTATGTTCGGTTTTCATAAAATGAATGCTTTTACAGGAATGACCTGTTTAGCTACGCATCATTTTCATGACATGGAAAAAAATGCAGATGTACCTTTAGAGTTAGAAAATTATAGTGCTTTTTTGAAAACAGTACTTTAATATGCTATAAAATATGTCATAAAAAAAGCCTCAAACATAACTTGAATGAGGCTTTTATATTATAAAATTTAGCTTTTATTTTAAAAATGCTAATAAAGGCTTTATAAAACTATCAAACTGTTCAATGTGTGGTAAATGGCCCACATTTTCAATTTCTACAAGTTTGGCATTTGGTATGGCTTTTTGTGTTGTTTTACCTAATTGGCTGTATAAACCCATTGTTTTTCTAACGTCTTCACTCACTAATGGTTTTCCTAAAGCGGTACGATCTCTGGTACCAATAATTAAAAGGGTAGGCGCTGTAATGTTTTTAAACTCGTACACGACAGGTTGTGTAAAAATCATATCGTAGGTTAATGCATTGTTCCAAGCAATAGTTTTGTAACTTGAATTAAGCGTCCAACCTGCTAGTAAATTTACCCATTGGTCGTATTCTGGTTTCCATTTATTATCGTAATAATTTACTAGTTGGTATTTTCTAATGCCTTCGTAGCTTTTTTTAAGCTCATTAGCATACCACCAAGTTACAGGTTTGTAAGGTACTTTTAGTTTCCAATCTTCTAAACCAATTGGGTTTTCTAAAATAAATTTATCCGTAGTTTTTGGATACATTAGTGCAAATCTTGTAGCTAACATTCCACCCATAGAATGTCCTAAAACCGAAGTTTTACTCACGTTTAAACTATCTAATAACGTTTTTGTGTTTTGCGCTAATTGTTGAAATGTATAATGAAAATGTTCTGGTTTGCTAGATTTACCGAAACCTATTTGGTCTGGTACAATAACGCGATAACCTGCTTTAGTTAAAGCTTCTATTGTGGTTTTCCAATACGCACCATTAAAATTTTTACCATGAAAAAGCAATATGTTTTTACCATTGTAATTATCTGGTTTAACATCCATATATGCCATTTCTAGCGTTTGGTTTTGTATGTTTAATTCTAGTGTTGAAACCGGAAAAGGATAGCTGTAATTAGATAATTGTATATCTAACCATTGTAAATTATTTGTTTGTGCAGTGG from Lacinutrix sp. 5H-3-7-4 includes the following:
- a CDS encoding ankyrin repeat domain-containing protein, producing the protein MDNIDKVFNSIRNKDNATLNALLTENPKLAEAKDQRGFTPLILATYFDNEAATKTLVKHNAPINDKDASGNTALIGVSFKGNVEFATFLIENGANLNEVNNNGTTALAFATQYDKVEVVKLLLQHGADTTIKDNVGKTALDYAEAKGFNEIVALLK
- a CDS encoding polysaccharide lyase family 7 protein; translation: MIMIKKQRNLLLGLSLLGIVLLNSCKNEVKATNNEVKIVEKDTTKAMYANAVIPFFDDWKLILGDGSNAGIANDFENKDYFYTTNDGATNWVVFKTPNGGDTHGTSNNTRTELAQIKKWYPKTANDKLSATLKVMNVSATGDARVAATHAVVVGQIHSADAFENEPLKIFYKKYPGHKKGSVFWHYEINTAGSDNSKRWDYSSAVWGDDFSVVGSGANTYPEEPKDGIALGEEFSYEIEVKDGIMNLTFTSEGHETKTFSKNLIKSEYTTVADIPEQTKKLFFPIGQDGVEREGAYTGEGCFFKLGAYNQTNGKSPEENKNWCSGAETHDGDLSKQYEDGNYAEVWFKTASIQVSEAAVSNEGYFTKND
- a CDS encoding alpha/beta fold hydrolase is translated as MKKLLALFLVVITIQLTTAQTNNLQWLDIQLSNYSYPFPVSTLELNIQNQTLEMAYMDVKPDNYNGKNILLFHGKNFNGAYWKTTIEALTKAGYRVIVPDQIGFGKSSKPEHFHYTFQQLAQNTKTLLDSLNVSKTSVLGHSMGGMLATRFALMYPKTTDKFILENPIGLEDWKLKVPYKPVTWWYANELKKSYEGIRKYQLVNYYDNKWKPEYDQWVNLLAGWTLNSSYKTIAWNNALTYDMIFTQPVVYEFKNITAPTLLIIGTRDRTALGKPLVSEDVRKTMGLYSQLGKTTQKAIPNAKLVEIENVGHLPHIEQFDSFIKPLLAFLK
- a CDS encoding AraC family transcriptional regulator, translated to MPIENIPEIYFDTPNKSKDIFVYDFKMTNDVVKSKVNLSMNMFSFLQVGKKQVHFANTSKAVNSEQSLLLKKGNWLWTELLDTEAIYYCKLFFFSEKKLTNFLSKYTKDVKPYQEKVPYFVIENDDYIASFISSLSSKTFENSAYCDAMLSLKFEEILLYLLDKYGNEFEHYLHALISKEVSPFKNIVEDHIHSNLKLEEIAFLCNMSLSTFKRHFTAEYKEAPGKWLKDKRLQKAKELLQGGDLKASDIYLDVGYNNLSNFSVAFKNKFGISPTEI
- a CDS encoding NAD(P)H-dependent oxidoreductase codes for the protein MKNIFIINGGHPFAHSGGRFNETLYQTTISHFEALDGFEVKHTQVGDNYDAAEEVEKFKWADIIIYHTPIWWFQIPFGFKKYIDEVFTEGHQNGIYSSDGRSRSNPNINYGTGGLMHGKQYILTTSWNAPKTAFTLEDEFFDQKSVDEGAMFGFHKMNAFTGMTCLATHHFHDMEKNADVPLELENYSAFLKTVL
- a CDS encoding LysR family transcriptional regulator, which encodes MVNLEWYRTFKEIYENGTLTKASVALYASQPGVSVHLNALEAYVGKKLFERTSRKMIPTEEGKFLYEYIIESINTLEIAEQHFKKTTQDKKPSLNIGMCSEMFQLIVEPEIAKLEFDLVARFGDHTHLIKDLNNGILDLVITPKVQNEKKSLVEYTAFSKERIVLIAGNKTDTSSIEKLIKTKDYKALENQLQQNTWYSASNEMEHFRRFWFENFNKKPAFKPNYILPNITSIIRCLANESGLALVPDFLCNAAVENKTIKRIWDGKVNTENTLYFASRTDLKYKKELQTLQDIFKTKM
- a CDS encoding aldehyde dehydrogenase family protein, translated to MANVTKPEFKERYGNFIGGKFVDPIKGQYFENRSPVDGKVFTQAARSTQEDIDLALDAAHEAFPAWSNASATERSNALLKIAQVMEDNLEYLATLETIDNGKPIREARAADIPYCIDHFRYFAGVIRADEGSISEHDKDTVSIVLHEPVGVVGEIIPWNFPMLMLAWKIAPALAAGCTAVVKPAEQTPTSVMALMELIGDILPAGVLNIVTGFGKEAGAALATSKRIAKLSFTGSTETGRTVLHNAAENIIPVTMELGGKSPNIFFPSVADKDDEFFSKAIEGALMFALNQGEICTSPSRILVHEDIADRFVEKMQERLKLVKPGNPLDPETMIGSQVSKAQYEKILNYIKIGIEEGAAVLAGGDAGNYEGELADGYYVQPTVLKGDNKMRVFQEEIFGPVVALTTFKTTEEAIAIANDTPYGLGAGVWSRDAHELYQVPRAIQAGRVWVNQYNTYPAHAPFGGVKESGFGRENHKMALDHYRVVKNMLISYDKKPMGFF